A stretch of Oncorhynchus mykiss isolate Arlee chromosome 12, USDA_OmykA_1.1, whole genome shotgun sequence DNA encodes these proteins:
- the LOC110537311 gene encoding bromodomain and WD repeat-containing protein 3 isoform X1 — protein sequence MAEEQCSQIEAELYYLIARFLQSGPCKKSAQILVEELEEYELIPKRWSWDGKQYKRNFQDWVILNQHIPADYLLRVCQQIGPLIDKEAPPSVPGVQTLLGLGRQSLLRTAKSCTHTEWSGTAVAALHRGRPPEPPVSFGKPPSIVSIMGARQATGTARFGHALPSYTYQHMKMHRRILGHLSSVYCVAFDRSGRRIFTGSDDCLVKIWSTDDGRLLSTLRGHAAEISDMAVNYENTLIASASCDKVIRVWCLRTCAPITVLQGHAASITSIQFCPAVKGPMRFLASTGADGMVCLWQWHSLSMKFVDRPVKFIERSRPGVQISTSSFSCGGMFLATGGTDHVIRVYYLGSETPMKLSELDAHMDKVVVVQFCNNSNSLRFVSGSRDGTARIWHYQQQEWKSITLDIATRLPGSAVVNGEDKTKLVPTMVAWDRGDRTVVTAVSNYLLKVWSSTTGQLLHVLSGHDDEVFVLEAHPFDRRIMLSAGHDGNIYMWDLAKGAKIRNFFNMIEGQGHGAAFDCKFSADGQHFACTDSHGHLLIFGFGCSRPYEKIPDQMFFHTDFRPLIRDANNFVLDEQTQQAPHLMPPPFLVDVDGNPHPTHYQRLVPGRESCKEEHLVPQLGYMANGDGEVVEQVIGQLTADEGQGESPLDVLIRQLQNQPDERRDQEREPEGEGAGERPEVVGSPPNVGLRRSGQVEGVRQMHHNAPRSQMATERDLLAWSRRVVVNEVQQGVLRVMEETRRAKGEVECSIYNTERRRKPVPSSPKTEQQAPCKRSLRRTQRKKKQTRPPPAYQTRSAGERRRVNRGRISDSQMDSDSDGEAEEQAEASNVSSDGETQWQSDSSSSVSSSDYSDWTADAGINLQPPKRTSRRQVRPPGGSSSSEEAEGQGEEAGRKQAEEKKKKPKQTKQKKPSSSLSLAGCDAEEWLPPSWIMETIPRRSPFVPQMGDELMYFRQGHQAYVRAVHRAKAYSINPQKQPWNKLNLRDQESVKVVGIKYEVGPPTLCCLKLAFLHPISGKMTNESFSLKYHDMPDVIDFLVLQQFYDEAKEHNWQTGVRFRSIIDDAWWFGSVEDQQPLQPEYPDSLFQCYAVKWDNSEREKMSPWDMEPISDEAELPEEVGDGVVVTEEEVKARLYRPQEGEWGAHSRDEDCQRVIFGINDLLTLDLAKAFASPVDLRDYPLYCTVVAYPTDLSTIHRRLENRFYRRISALMWEVRYIEHNARTFNEPQSPIVTAAKVVTDVLLRYIGDQSCTDILDLCHKVKTELSSGEDETAEVDVDSDTPGTSTGQQRANPSPKKRGVVLDIRAWRGQCRELLRRMMDGPDSEPFRQPVDLFTYPDYRDIIDTPMDLGTVTEALVVGNYENPMEFAKDVRLIFSNSKAYTPNKKSQIYTMTLSQSAFFERQIISIISDYKSAVQNQRRRSRQSVSYRKRLNSGGSSPPTSRPSSPKGKHKSGKKATPKKSQPSSKSQSRRPSQASESSSVVVEEDSQPSSSSSSGTGSHIGGPGADRVTRSRTTPIKNSGITTQERNRPLTNGARQSHRRRVLQEGEESGGSNSSSSSSSSSSLSSSDSDSDSESEVGKFVEGGDHDYSKAPCLKTRHKAKGKMDVSGKRRRKEEQEAEDAPERAKRARVQAEDEEEEEKDEDDDEQDEDEEEEEEEEPQPQPQREEEDDEEEPEEEEEPEEKEESEEDDSEQGEGGTEGGQKSSSRSKSGQVNTRNQGRRTVLYNDESDEESGTTEDPLNLGMSRSGRVRRMTEKARVSHLMGWNH from the exons TGTCCATCATGGGTGCTCGCCAGGCTACTGGCACTGCCCGCTTCGGCCATGCCCTGCCGTCCTACACCTACCAGCATATGAAGATGCACAGGCGCATCCTGGGCCACCTGTCCTCTGTGTACTGTGTGGCCTTCGACCGCAGTGGCAGACGGATATTTACG GGTTCTGATGACTGTCTGGTGAAGATTTGGTCCACGGATGACGGCCGGCTGCTGTCCACCCTGCGTGGCCATGCGGCCGAGATCTCCGACATGGCAGTGAACTACGAGAACACGCTCATAGCCTCGGCCAGCTGTGATAAGGTCATCCGAGTGTGGTGCCTGCGCACCTGCGCCCCCATCACTGTGTTGCAGGGCCATGCAGCCTCCATCACCTCCATTCAG TTTTGTCCGGCAGTAAAAGGACCGATGCGCTTCCTGGCCTCCACGGGCGCAGACGGCATGGTGTGTTTATGGCAATGGCACTCGCTCAGCATGAAGTTTGT TGACCGGCCAGTCAAGTTCATTGAGCGGTCAAGGCCTGGGGTCCAGATTTCCACCTCCTCCTTCAGCTGTG GTGGGATGTTCCTGGCCACGGGCGGTACTGATCATGTGATCAGGGTGTATTACCTCGGCTCTGAAACACCCATGAAACTGTCTGAGTTGGATGCTCACATG GACAAAGTTGTGGTGGTCCAGTTTTGTAACAACAGTAACAG CCTGAGGTTTGTGAGTGGCAGCCGGGACGGCACGGCTAGGATCTGGCATTACCAACAGCAGGAGTGGAAGAGCATTACTCTGGACATAGCCACCAGACTACCAGG GAGTGCTGTTGTGAATGGCGAGGACAAGACCAAGCTGGTGCCGACGATGGTGGCCTGGGACCGCGGTGACCGCACGGTCGTCACAGCGGTCTCTAATTACCTGCTCAAAGTGTGGAGCTCTACCACGGGCCAGCTGCTGCATGTGCTGTCT GGTCATGATGATGAGGTGTTTGTCTTGGAGGCCCACCCATTTGACCGCCGCATCATGCTGTCtgctggtcacgatggcaacatcTACATGTGGGACCTCGCCAAGGGAGCGAAGATCCGCAACTTCTTCAACATG ATTGAGGGCCAAGGCCACGGTGCAGCGTTTGACTGTAAGTTCTCAGCTGATGGACAGCACTTTGCCTGCACTGACTCCCATGGCCACCTGCTCATCTTTGGCTTTGGCTGCAGCAGACCCTATGAGAAG ATTCCTGACCAGatgttcttccacactgacttccGGCCCCTGATCCGGGACGCCAATAACTTTGTCCTGGACGAGCAAACCCAGCAGGCGCCCCACCTCATGCCCCCTCCCTTCTTGGTGGACGTGGACGGtaacccccaccccacccactaCCAGCGCCTGGTGCCTGGCAGGGAGAGCTGCAAGGAGGAACATCTGGTGCCCCAGCTGGGCTACATGGCCAATG GTGATGGTGAGGTGGTGGAGCAGGTGATTGGCCAGCTAACAGCAGATGAGGGTCAGGGAGAAAGCCCATTGGATGTCCTGATCAGACAGTTGCAAAACCAGCCGGATGAGAGGCGGGACCAAGAGAGAGAGCCTGAAGGAGAGGGGG CTGGTGAGAGACCAGAGGTAGTGGGATCGCCCCCTAACGTGGGCCTGAGGAGGAGTGGTCAGGTGGAGGGGGTGCGTCAGATGCACCACAACGCCCCTCGCAGTCAGATGGCCACGGAGAGGGACCTGCTGGCCTGGAGCAGGAGGGTTGTGGTCAACGAAGTCCAGCAAGGGgtcctccg GGTGATGGAGGAGACCAGACGGGCCAAAGGTGAGGTGGAGTGTTCCATCTAcaacacagagaggaggaggaagcctGTACCCAGTTCTCCTAAG ACTGAGCAGCAGGCTCCCTGCAAGCGCTCCCTGCGGCGGACCCAGAGGAAGAAGAAGCAGACCAGACCTCCACCAGCGTACCAGACCCGCTCAGCAGGAGAACGTCGCCGTGTGAACAGGGGGAGGATCTCTGACAGCCAGATGGACTCGGACAGCgatggagag GCAGAGGAGCAGGCAGAAGCCAGCAACGTTTCCTCTGATGGGGAAACACAGTGGCAGAGTGACAGCAGTTCCAG TGTCTCCTCCAGTGACTACTCTGATTGGACAGCTGATGCGGGGATCAACCTCCAGCCCCCCAAGCGGACAAGCAGAAGGCAGGTCCGACCGCCCGGTGGCTCCAGCAGTTCAGAGGAGGCCGAGGGCCAGGGAGAGGAGGCCGGAAGGAAGCAGgcggaggagaagaagaagaagcccaAGCAGACCAAACAGAAG AAACCTAGctcgtctctgtctctggctGGGTGTGATGCGGAGGAATGGCTGCCCCCCTCCTGGATCATGGAGACCATCCCCCGCCGCTCTCCTTTTGTGCCACAGATGGGTGACGAG CTGATGTACttcaggcagggccaccaggccTACGTCAGGGCAGTGCACAGGGCCAAGGCCTACAGTATCAATCCTCAGAAACAGCCCTGGAACAAGCTCAACCTCAGG GACCAGGAGTCTGTGAAGGTGGTTGGCATTAAGTATGAGGTGGGCCCTCCCACCCTCTGTTGCCTAAAACTGGCCTTCCTGCACCCCATCTCAGGCAAAATGACCAATGAGTCATTCTCCTTAAA GTACCATGACATGCCGGATGTCATTGATTTCCTGGTGCTCCAGCAGTTCTATGACGAAGCTAAAGAGCACAACTGGCAGACTG GTGTGCGCTTCCGGAGCATCATCGATGACGCCTGGTGGTTTGGCTCTGTGGAGGACCAACAGCCACTCCAGCCAGAGTACCCAGACAGCCTGTTCCAGTGCTACGCTGTCAA GTGGGATAATAGCGAGAGGGAGAAGATGAGCCCTTGGGACATGGAGCCCATTTCTGATGAAG CGGAGTTGCCAGAAGAGGTTGGTGACGGGGTGGTGGTgacagaggaggaggtgaaggctcGCCTCTACAGGCCCCAGGAGGGGGAGTGGGGGGCTCACTCACGGGACGAGGACTGCCAGAGGGTCATCTTTGGCATCAACGATCTGCTTACACTGG ACCTGGCCAAGGCGTTTGCTTCACCTGTGGATCTGCGGGACTACCCCCTCTACTGCACTGTGGTGGCCTACCCCACTGACCTCAGCACCATCCACAGACGGCTGGAGAACCGCTTCTACAG GAGGATCTCGGCTCTGATGTGGGAGGTGCGCTACATCGAGCACAACGCCCGCACTTTCAACGAGCCCCAGAGCCCCATCGTGACAGCAGCCAAGGTGGTGACTGACGTGCTCCTCCGCTACATTGG GGACCAGAGCTGCACAGACATCTTAGATCTGTGCCACAAGGTGAAGACGGAGCTGAGCAGTGGAGAGGACGAG ACTGCTGAGGTGGACGTGGACTCTGACACTCCAGGGACATCCACAGGACAACAG CGGGCCAATCCCAGTCCTAAAAAGCGTGGGGTTGTGTTAGACATTCGTGCGTGGCGGGGCCAATGTCGGGAGCTGTTGCGGCGTATGATGGAcggccctgactctgagcccttCAGACAGCCTGTGGACCTCTTCACCTACCCA gaCTATCGAGACATCATAGACACTCCCATGGACCTGGGGACTGTTACAGAGGCGCTGGTCGTCGGAAACTACGAGAACcccatggagtttgccaaagatGTCCGTCTCATTTTCAGCAACTCCAAAGCATATACACCTAACAAGAAGTCACAG ATCTACACCATGACCCTGAGCCAATCAGCCTTCTTTGAGAGACAAATCATCTCCATCATCTCCGACTACAAGTCTGCAGTCCAGAACCAGCGGAGGAGGAGTCGCCAGAGTGTCAGCTACAGGAAGAGGCTGAACAGTGGAGGCAGCTCCCCTCCCACCAGCCGACCCTCCAG TCCTAAAGGGAAGCACAAGTCGGGGAAGAAAGCAACACCCAAAAAATCCCAACCCTCATCTAAGAGCCAGTCTCGCAGGCCATCTCAGG CGTCGGAGTCGAGCAgcgtggtggtggaggaggacagccagccctcatcctcctccaGCTCCGGGACAGGCAGCCACATTGGGGGCCCAGGGGCCGACCGTGTCACCCGCAGTCGGACCACACCCATCAAGAACTCTGGTATTACTACACAGG AGCGTAACAGACCTCTCACCAATGGTGCCAGACAGAGCCACCGGCGAAGAGTGCTGCAGGAGGGGGAGGAGTCTGGAGGATCCAATAGCTCCTCTTCATCATCGTCTTCCTCATCATTGTCCTCATCAGACAGTGATTCAGACAGTGAGTCGGAGGTTGGGAAGTTCGTGGAGGGAGGAGATCACGACTACAGCAAAGCTCCCTGCTTAAAGACCCGCCACAAAGCCAAGGGCAAGATGGACGTTTCTGGGAAGAGGAGGCGGAAAGAAGAACAGGAGGCGGAGGATGCTCCAGAGAGAGCCAAGAGAGCACGAGTCCAggcagaggatgaggaggaggaggagaaggatgaaGATGACGACGAACAAGatgaagacgaggaggaggaggaagaggaggagccacAGCCGCAAccgcagagagaggaggaggatgacgaggaggagcctgaggaggaagaggagcctGAGGAAAAGGAGGAATCGGAGGAGGACGACTCTGAGCAGGGTGAGGGTGGGACAGAGGGCGGTCAGAAAAGCAGTAGCCGCAGTAAGTCTGGTCAGGTGAACACCCGGAACCAGGGCCGCAGGACAGTGTTGTACAACGACGAGTCAGATGAAGAGTCGGGGACCACAGAGGACCCCCTCAACCTAGGCATGTCCCGCTCAGGACGGGTACGTCGCATGACCGAAAAGGCCCGTGTCAGCCACCTCATGGGCTGgaaccactga
- the LOC110537311 gene encoding bromodomain and WD repeat-containing protein 3 isoform X2 — protein MAEEQCSQIEAELYYLIARFLQSGPCKKSAQILVEELEEYELIPKRWSWDGKQYKRNFQDWVILNQHIPADYLLRVCQQIGPLIDKEAPPSVPGVQTLLGLGRQSLLRTAKSCTHTEWSGTAVAALHRGRPPEPPVSFGKPPSIVSIMGARQATGTARFGHALPSYTYQHMKMHRRILGHLSSVYCVAFDRSGRRIFTGSDDCLVKIWSTDDGRLLSTLRGHAAEISDMAVNYENTLIASASCDKVIRVWCLRTCAPITVLQGHAASITSIQFCPAVKGPMRFLASTGADGMVCLWQWHSLSMKFVDRPVKFIERSRPGVQISTSSFSCGGMFLATGGTDHVIRVYYLGSETPMKLSELDAHMDKVVVVQFCNNSNSLRFVSGSRDGTARIWHYQQQEWKSITLDIATRLPGSAVVNGEDKTKLVPTMVAWDRGDRTVVTAVSNYLLKVWSSTTGQLLHVLSGHDDEVFVLEAHPFDRRIMLSAGHDGNIYMWDLAKGAKIRNFFNMIEGQGHGAAFDCKFSADGQHFACTDSHGHLLIFGFGCSRPYEKIPDQMFFHTDFRPLIRDANNFVLDEQTQQAPHLMPPPFLVDVDGNPHPTHYQRLVPGRESCKEEHLVPQLGYMANGDGEVVEQVIGQLTADEGQGESPLDVLIRQLQNQPDERRDQEREPEGEGAGERPEVVGSPPNVGLRRSGQVEGVRQMHHNAPRSQMATERDLLAWSRRVVVNEVQQGVLRVMEETRRAKGEVECSIYNTERRRKPVPSSPKTEQQAPCKRSLRRTQRKKKQTRPPPAYQTRSAGERRRVNRGRISDSQMDSDSDGEAEEQAEASNVSSDGETQWQSDSSSSVSSSDYSDWTADAGINLQPPKRTSRRQVRPPGGSSSSEEAEGQGEEAGRKQAEEKKKKPKQTKQKKPSSSLSLAGCDAEEWLPPSWIMETIPRRSPFVPQMGDELMYFRQGHQAYVRAVHRAKAYSINPQKQPWNKLNLRDQESVKVVGIKYEVGPPTLCCLKLAFLHPISGKMTNESFSLKYHDMPDVIDFLVLQQFYDEAKEHNWQTGVRFRSIIDDAWWFGSVEDQQPLQPEYPDSLFQCYAVKWDNSEREKMSPWDMEPISDEAELPEEVGDGVVVTEEEVKARLYRPQEGEWGAHSRDEDCQRVIFGINDLLTLDLAKAFASPVDLRDYPLYCTVVAYPTDLSTIHRRLENRFYRRISALMWEVRYIEHNARTFNEPQSPIVTAAKVVTDVLLRYIGDQSCTDILDLCHKVKTELSSGEDETAEVDVDSDTPGTSTGQQRANPSPKKRGVVLDIRAWRGQCRELLRRMMDGPDSEPFRQPVDLFTYPDYRDIIDTPMDLGTVTEALVVGNYENPMEFAKDVRLIFSNSKAYTPNKKSQIYTMTLSQSAFFERQIISIISDYKSAVQNQRRRSRQSVSYRKRLNSGGSSPPTSRPSSPKGKHKSGKKATPKKSQPSSKSQSRRPSQASESSSVVVEEDSQPSSSSSSGTGSHIGGPGADRVTRSRTTPIKNSERNRPLTNGARQSHRRRVLQEGEESGGSNSSSSSSSSSSLSSSDSDSDSESEVGKFVEGGDHDYSKAPCLKTRHKAKGKMDVSGKRRRKEEQEAEDAPERAKRARVQAEDEEEEEKDEDDDEQDEDEEEEEEEEPQPQPQREEEDDEEEPEEEEEPEEKEESEEDDSEQGEGGTEGGQKSSSRSKSGQVNTRNQGRRTVLYNDESDEESGTTEDPLNLGMSRSGRVRRMTEKARVSHLMGWNH, from the exons TGTCCATCATGGGTGCTCGCCAGGCTACTGGCACTGCCCGCTTCGGCCATGCCCTGCCGTCCTACACCTACCAGCATATGAAGATGCACAGGCGCATCCTGGGCCACCTGTCCTCTGTGTACTGTGTGGCCTTCGACCGCAGTGGCAGACGGATATTTACG GGTTCTGATGACTGTCTGGTGAAGATTTGGTCCACGGATGACGGCCGGCTGCTGTCCACCCTGCGTGGCCATGCGGCCGAGATCTCCGACATGGCAGTGAACTACGAGAACACGCTCATAGCCTCGGCCAGCTGTGATAAGGTCATCCGAGTGTGGTGCCTGCGCACCTGCGCCCCCATCACTGTGTTGCAGGGCCATGCAGCCTCCATCACCTCCATTCAG TTTTGTCCGGCAGTAAAAGGACCGATGCGCTTCCTGGCCTCCACGGGCGCAGACGGCATGGTGTGTTTATGGCAATGGCACTCGCTCAGCATGAAGTTTGT TGACCGGCCAGTCAAGTTCATTGAGCGGTCAAGGCCTGGGGTCCAGATTTCCACCTCCTCCTTCAGCTGTG GTGGGATGTTCCTGGCCACGGGCGGTACTGATCATGTGATCAGGGTGTATTACCTCGGCTCTGAAACACCCATGAAACTGTCTGAGTTGGATGCTCACATG GACAAAGTTGTGGTGGTCCAGTTTTGTAACAACAGTAACAG CCTGAGGTTTGTGAGTGGCAGCCGGGACGGCACGGCTAGGATCTGGCATTACCAACAGCAGGAGTGGAAGAGCATTACTCTGGACATAGCCACCAGACTACCAGG GAGTGCTGTTGTGAATGGCGAGGACAAGACCAAGCTGGTGCCGACGATGGTGGCCTGGGACCGCGGTGACCGCACGGTCGTCACAGCGGTCTCTAATTACCTGCTCAAAGTGTGGAGCTCTACCACGGGCCAGCTGCTGCATGTGCTGTCT GGTCATGATGATGAGGTGTTTGTCTTGGAGGCCCACCCATTTGACCGCCGCATCATGCTGTCtgctggtcacgatggcaacatcTACATGTGGGACCTCGCCAAGGGAGCGAAGATCCGCAACTTCTTCAACATG ATTGAGGGCCAAGGCCACGGTGCAGCGTTTGACTGTAAGTTCTCAGCTGATGGACAGCACTTTGCCTGCACTGACTCCCATGGCCACCTGCTCATCTTTGGCTTTGGCTGCAGCAGACCCTATGAGAAG ATTCCTGACCAGatgttcttccacactgacttccGGCCCCTGATCCGGGACGCCAATAACTTTGTCCTGGACGAGCAAACCCAGCAGGCGCCCCACCTCATGCCCCCTCCCTTCTTGGTGGACGTGGACGGtaacccccaccccacccactaCCAGCGCCTGGTGCCTGGCAGGGAGAGCTGCAAGGAGGAACATCTGGTGCCCCAGCTGGGCTACATGGCCAATG GTGATGGTGAGGTGGTGGAGCAGGTGATTGGCCAGCTAACAGCAGATGAGGGTCAGGGAGAAAGCCCATTGGATGTCCTGATCAGACAGTTGCAAAACCAGCCGGATGAGAGGCGGGACCAAGAGAGAGAGCCTGAAGGAGAGGGGG CTGGTGAGAGACCAGAGGTAGTGGGATCGCCCCCTAACGTGGGCCTGAGGAGGAGTGGTCAGGTGGAGGGGGTGCGTCAGATGCACCACAACGCCCCTCGCAGTCAGATGGCCACGGAGAGGGACCTGCTGGCCTGGAGCAGGAGGGTTGTGGTCAACGAAGTCCAGCAAGGGgtcctccg GGTGATGGAGGAGACCAGACGGGCCAAAGGTGAGGTGGAGTGTTCCATCTAcaacacagagaggaggaggaagcctGTACCCAGTTCTCCTAAG ACTGAGCAGCAGGCTCCCTGCAAGCGCTCCCTGCGGCGGACCCAGAGGAAGAAGAAGCAGACCAGACCTCCACCAGCGTACCAGACCCGCTCAGCAGGAGAACGTCGCCGTGTGAACAGGGGGAGGATCTCTGACAGCCAGATGGACTCGGACAGCgatggagag GCAGAGGAGCAGGCAGAAGCCAGCAACGTTTCCTCTGATGGGGAAACACAGTGGCAGAGTGACAGCAGTTCCAG TGTCTCCTCCAGTGACTACTCTGATTGGACAGCTGATGCGGGGATCAACCTCCAGCCCCCCAAGCGGACAAGCAGAAGGCAGGTCCGACCGCCCGGTGGCTCCAGCAGTTCAGAGGAGGCCGAGGGCCAGGGAGAGGAGGCCGGAAGGAAGCAGgcggaggagaagaagaagaagcccaAGCAGACCAAACAGAAG AAACCTAGctcgtctctgtctctggctGGGTGTGATGCGGAGGAATGGCTGCCCCCCTCCTGGATCATGGAGACCATCCCCCGCCGCTCTCCTTTTGTGCCACAGATGGGTGACGAG CTGATGTACttcaggcagggccaccaggccTACGTCAGGGCAGTGCACAGGGCCAAGGCCTACAGTATCAATCCTCAGAAACAGCCCTGGAACAAGCTCAACCTCAGG GACCAGGAGTCTGTGAAGGTGGTTGGCATTAAGTATGAGGTGGGCCCTCCCACCCTCTGTTGCCTAAAACTGGCCTTCCTGCACCCCATCTCAGGCAAAATGACCAATGAGTCATTCTCCTTAAA GTACCATGACATGCCGGATGTCATTGATTTCCTGGTGCTCCAGCAGTTCTATGACGAAGCTAAAGAGCACAACTGGCAGACTG GTGTGCGCTTCCGGAGCATCATCGATGACGCCTGGTGGTTTGGCTCTGTGGAGGACCAACAGCCACTCCAGCCAGAGTACCCAGACAGCCTGTTCCAGTGCTACGCTGTCAA GTGGGATAATAGCGAGAGGGAGAAGATGAGCCCTTGGGACATGGAGCCCATTTCTGATGAAG CGGAGTTGCCAGAAGAGGTTGGTGACGGGGTGGTGGTgacagaggaggaggtgaaggctcGCCTCTACAGGCCCCAGGAGGGGGAGTGGGGGGCTCACTCACGGGACGAGGACTGCCAGAGGGTCATCTTTGGCATCAACGATCTGCTTACACTGG ACCTGGCCAAGGCGTTTGCTTCACCTGTGGATCTGCGGGACTACCCCCTCTACTGCACTGTGGTGGCCTACCCCACTGACCTCAGCACCATCCACAGACGGCTGGAGAACCGCTTCTACAG GAGGATCTCGGCTCTGATGTGGGAGGTGCGCTACATCGAGCACAACGCCCGCACTTTCAACGAGCCCCAGAGCCCCATCGTGACAGCAGCCAAGGTGGTGACTGACGTGCTCCTCCGCTACATTGG GGACCAGAGCTGCACAGACATCTTAGATCTGTGCCACAAGGTGAAGACGGAGCTGAGCAGTGGAGAGGACGAG ACTGCTGAGGTGGACGTGGACTCTGACACTCCAGGGACATCCACAGGACAACAG CGGGCCAATCCCAGTCCTAAAAAGCGTGGGGTTGTGTTAGACATTCGTGCGTGGCGGGGCCAATGTCGGGAGCTGTTGCGGCGTATGATGGAcggccctgactctgagcccttCAGACAGCCTGTGGACCTCTTCACCTACCCA gaCTATCGAGACATCATAGACACTCCCATGGACCTGGGGACTGTTACAGAGGCGCTGGTCGTCGGAAACTACGAGAACcccatggagtttgccaaagatGTCCGTCTCATTTTCAGCAACTCCAAAGCATATACACCTAACAAGAAGTCACAG ATCTACACCATGACCCTGAGCCAATCAGCCTTCTTTGAGAGACAAATCATCTCCATCATCTCCGACTACAAGTCTGCAGTCCAGAACCAGCGGAGGAGGAGTCGCCAGAGTGTCAGCTACAGGAAGAGGCTGAACAGTGGAGGCAGCTCCCCTCCCACCAGCCGACCCTCCAG TCCTAAAGGGAAGCACAAGTCGGGGAAGAAAGCAACACCCAAAAAATCCCAACCCTCATCTAAGAGCCAGTCTCGCAGGCCATCTCAGG CGTCGGAGTCGAGCAgcgtggtggtggaggaggacagccagccctcatcctcctccaGCTCCGGGACAGGCAGCCACATTGGGGGCCCAGGGGCCGACCGTGTCACCCGCAGTCGGACCACACCCATCAAGAACTCTG AGCGTAACAGACCTCTCACCAATGGTGCCAGACAGAGCCACCGGCGAAGAGTGCTGCAGGAGGGGGAGGAGTCTGGAGGATCCAATAGCTCCTCTTCATCATCGTCTTCCTCATCATTGTCCTCATCAGACAGTGATTCAGACAGTGAGTCGGAGGTTGGGAAGTTCGTGGAGGGAGGAGATCACGACTACAGCAAAGCTCCCTGCTTAAAGACCCGCCACAAAGCCAAGGGCAAGATGGACGTTTCTGGGAAGAGGAGGCGGAAAGAAGAACAGGAGGCGGAGGATGCTCCAGAGAGAGCCAAGAGAGCACGAGTCCAggcagaggatgaggaggaggaggagaaggatgaaGATGACGACGAACAAGatgaagacgaggaggaggaggaagaggaggagccacAGCCGCAAccgcagagagaggaggaggatgacgaggaggagcctgaggaggaagaggagcctGAGGAAAAGGAGGAATCGGAGGAGGACGACTCTGAGCAGGGTGAGGGTGGGACAGAGGGCGGTCAGAAAAGCAGTAGCCGCAGTAAGTCTGGTCAGGTGAACACCCGGAACCAGGGCCGCAGGACAGTGTTGTACAACGACGAGTCAGATGAAGAGTCGGGGACCACAGAGGACCCCCTCAACCTAGGCATGTCCCGCTCAGGACGGGTACGTCGCATGACCGAAAAGGCCCGTGTCAGCCACCTCATGGGCTGgaaccactga